In one Sphingomonas sanguinis genomic region, the following are encoded:
- a CDS encoding S9 family peptidase yields the protein MTEPAPTPPIAETRPHSFTAHGITITDPYAWLKDPAYPEVEDKDVLAYVEAENAYFEQVMAPRQPLIDRLYEEMKGRIKEDESSVPQKDGDWIYWTGFETGGQYRKWWRKPVAGGPDELLLDEPALAEGKEYFRLGAFSISNNGRYLAYAIDDNGSERFEVRIKDLTTGEHLPEVIPGMLSEIVWVADDSGFLYGVANAQWRTDNARFHKLGTEVAEDVELFHEDDEGYRVAVAETSARNWIVIATGDHVTSEVRLLPADNVFAEPILVAPRKEGREYDVDEHDGTLFIHTNDVDPQFRLCTASIDNPGEWHELIGPNPHFYMTGVECYKDFFVVEGREDGLDRIAIHRYDTPTIPQRIDFPEASYTAGLGDNPEYDVSTLRLGYESMVTPGTVYDYDVATGGLTVLKVQEIPSGYDGDKYRTERLKIAGRDGTLVPVSIVYPKDFPRDGSGKLFLYAYGAYGYAIPPGFSTGRMSLLDRGFAYAIAHIRGGDDLGQQWYLDGKLEKRTNTFHDFVDVAKGLIEGGWTKAGQIAIAGRSAGGELMGAVVNSDPELWGAVIADVPFVDVLNTMMDAELPLTPGEWPEWGNPIQDAKAFELIRSYSPYDNVKAQAYPPMFISGGLNDPRVTYWEPAKWAARLRATKTDDNLLLLKTNMGAGHGGKSGRFESLREGAEEHAFILWQMGVES from the coding sequence ATGACCGAACCCGCGCCGACGCCGCCCATTGCCGAAACCCGTCCCCACAGCTTCACCGCGCACGGGATCACCATCACCGACCCCTATGCCTGGCTGAAGGACCCGGCCTATCCGGAGGTCGAGGACAAGGACGTCCTCGCCTATGTCGAGGCGGAGAACGCCTATTTTGAGCAGGTCATGGCCCCGCGCCAGCCGCTGATCGACCGGCTGTACGAAGAGATGAAAGGGCGGATCAAAGAGGACGAATCCTCCGTCCCGCAAAAGGACGGCGACTGGATTTACTGGACTGGGTTCGAGACCGGCGGGCAATATCGCAAATGGTGGCGCAAGCCGGTCGCGGGCGGCCCCGACGAACTGCTGCTCGACGAACCCGCACTGGCCGAGGGCAAGGAGTATTTCCGGCTGGGCGCCTTCTCGATCAGCAACAATGGTCGCTATCTGGCCTATGCGATCGACGACAATGGCTCGGAACGGTTCGAGGTGCGGATCAAGGACCTGACGACAGGCGAGCATCTGCCTGAGGTCATTCCCGGCATGCTGTCGGAGATCGTCTGGGTCGCCGATGATAGCGGCTTCCTCTACGGCGTGGCGAATGCCCAGTGGCGCACCGACAATGCGCGCTTCCACAAGCTGGGCACCGAGGTCGCCGAAGATGTCGAGCTGTTCCACGAGGATGACGAGGGTTACCGCGTCGCCGTCGCGGAGACCTCCGCGCGCAACTGGATCGTGATCGCGACCGGCGATCACGTCACCAGCGAGGTGCGGCTGCTGCCTGCCGACAATGTCTTCGCCGAACCGATCCTGGTCGCCCCCCGCAAGGAGGGCCGCGAATATGACGTGGACGAGCATGACGGCACGCTGTTCATCCACACCAACGATGTGGACCCGCAATTCCGCCTCTGCACCGCGTCGATCGACAATCCCGGCGAGTGGCATGAGTTGATCGGCCCCAACCCGCATTTCTACATGACCGGGGTGGAGTGTTATAAGGACTTCTTCGTGGTCGAGGGGCGCGAGGACGGCTTGGACCGCATCGCCATCCATCGCTACGACACCCCGACCATACCCCAGCGGATCGACTTCCCCGAGGCGAGCTACACCGCCGGGCTGGGCGACAATCCCGAATATGACGTGTCGACCTTGCGCCTGGGTTATGAATCCATGGTCACGCCGGGCACCGTCTATGATTATGACGTGGCGACCGGCGGCCTGACCGTGCTGAAGGTGCAGGAAATCCCGTCGGGCTATGACGGCGACAAGTACCGGACCGAGCGGCTGAAGATCGCAGGCCGCGACGGGACACTGGTGCCGGTGTCGATCGTCTATCCCAAGGACTTTCCGCGCGACGGATCGGGCAAGCTGTTCCTCTATGCGTACGGCGCCTACGGCTATGCCATCCCGCCCGGCTTTTCGACGGGCCGCATGAGCCTGCTCGATCGCGGCTTCGCCTATGCCATCGCGCATATCCGCGGCGGCGACGATCTGGGCCAGCAATGGTATCTGGACGGCAAGCTGGAGAAGCGGACCAACACCTTCCACGATTTCGTCGACGTGGCAAAGGGGCTGATCGAGGGCGGCTGGACCAAGGCGGGCCAGATCGCCATCGCGGGCCGCTCGGCGGGTGGCGAGCTGATGGGGGCGGTGGTCAATTCCGATCCCGAGCTGTGGGGCGCGGTGATCGCGGACGTACCGTTCGTCGACGTGCTCAACACGATGATGGATGCCGAACTGCCGCTGACGCCGGGCGAGTGGCCCGAATGGGGCAATCCGATCCAGGACGCCAAGGCGTTCGAGCTGATCCGCAGCTACAGCCCCTATGACAATGTGAAGGCGCAGGCTTATCCGCCGATGTTCATCTCGGGCGGGCTGAACGATCCGCGCGTCACCTATTGGGAGCCTGCGAAGTGGGCCGCCCGGCTTCGCGCGACCAAGACCGACGACAATTTGCTGCTGCTCAAGACCAATATGGGCGCCGGGCATGGCGGCAAGTCGGGCCGGTTCGAAAGCCTGCGCGAGGGGGCGGAGGAGCACGCCTTCATCCTGTGGCAGATGGGAGTCGAATCCTGA
- a CDS encoding glycoside hydrolase family 43 protein encodes MTIDRRSILVGAGAAALVGGMARAADADAFRPGEVWNDTNGVAINAHGGGLMRHGGRWWWHGEHKTAGEAGNTALVGVHAYSSADLVTWRDEGIALPVSDDPTSPIMRGCILERPKVVYNRRTRQFVMWFHLELKGRGYGAAQAGVAVADRPQGPFRFLRAGRVNPGIWPANATAEDKAPGTTLARDFAGGQMARDMTVFVDGDTAWHVYASEENATLQIARLAPDWTRHDGYYVRALPDGGNEAPALFKAKGRYYMFASGLTGWRPNPGRVYVADKVTGPWRSLGNPVRGSEEDRKTTFHSQSTFVLPLPPERPGAEPRFIFMADRWRPENAIDGRYVWLPVEWEGETPVLHWRDRWTLADGWKTK; translated from the coding sequence GTGACGATCGACCGGCGGAGCATCTTGGTGGGGGCGGGCGCGGCGGCGCTGGTCGGTGGCATGGCGCGCGCGGCGGACGCGGACGCGTTCCGCCCCGGCGAGGTCTGGAACGACACGAACGGCGTCGCGATCAACGCCCATGGCGGCGGCCTGATGCGCCATGGCGGACGCTGGTGGTGGCATGGCGAGCACAAGACGGCGGGCGAGGCGGGCAATACCGCGCTGGTCGGCGTCCATGCCTATAGCTCGGCCGATCTGGTGACCTGGCGCGACGAGGGCATTGCACTGCCCGTGTCGGACGATCCGACCAGCCCGATCATGCGCGGCTGTATCCTGGAGCGGCCCAAGGTCGTCTATAACCGCCGGACCCGCCAATTCGTGATGTGGTTCCATCTGGAGCTGAAGGGGCGCGGTTACGGCGCGGCGCAGGCGGGCGTCGCGGTTGCCGACCGGCCGCAGGGGCCGTTCCGCTTCCTGCGCGCCGGTCGCGTCAATCCCGGCATCTGGCCCGCCAATGCCACGGCCGAGGACAAGGCGCCCGGCACCACGCTGGCGCGCGATTTTGCGGGCGGGCAAATGGCGCGCGACATGACGGTGTTCGTCGATGGCGACACCGCCTGGCATGTCTATGCCTCGGAGGAAAATGCCACGCTTCAGATCGCGCGGCTGGCGCCCGACTGGACGCGCCATGACGGCTATTATGTCCGCGCGCTGCCCGATGGCGGCAACGAGGCGCCCGCGCTCTTCAAGGCCAAGGGGCGCTATTACATGTTCGCCTCCGGGCTCACCGGCTGGCGGCCCAATCCGGGGCGGGTCTATGTCGCGGACAAGGTGACGGGGCCCTGGCGTTCGCTAGGCAATCCGGTGCGGGGGAGCGAGGAGGACCGGAAGACGACCTTCCACTCGCAATCGACCTTCGTCCTGCCGCTGCCGCCCGAGCGTCCGGGGGCGGAGCCACGCTTCATCTTCATGGCCGATCGCTGGCGGCCGGAAAATGCGATCGACGGGCGGTACGTCTGGCTGCCGGTGGAATGGGAGGGCGAGACGCCGGTCCTGCACTGGCGGGATCGCTGGACACTGGCCGATGGGTGGAAGACGAAGTAA
- a CDS encoding aminopeptidase P family protein, which translates to MSHSARLSALRNALAAQGLDGFVVPLTDEHMSEYVGDYAQRLGWLTGFGGSAGSAVVLTDKAAIFTDGRYTLQVREQVSGEDYAYIPVPQDSVAGWLGRETAAGQRIGYDPWLHTRQQVADMIAALADREAELVAVTANPIDAIWTDRPAPSPAILRVQDDAVAGESSAAKRARIGEWLAEQRADAVVLSALDSIAWALNVRGTDVAHTPVALSYAIVHADGETDLFVAPEKITPEVRAHLGNAVRLHERSAFEGYLTGFAGKRVVADPERAVAAIAQALEAGGAKVLALRDPVVLTKAIKNTAEVAGHRAASVRDGAAMVRFLRWVEEECPKGGQTELSAAAKLLACREATGLLKDTSFSTISATGAHGASPHYHVTEESNAAIELGQLFLIDSGGQYQDGTTDITRVMPIGTPTDEMRDRFTRVLKGHIGLATAVFPDGTLGGHLDSLARRPLWEVGLDYAHGTGHGVGAYLSVHEGPQRIAAPNYPGGAAMEPLRAGMMLSNEPGYYKAGEYGIRIENLVLVEPREIAGADRDMLGFETLTLCPIERTLIVPELLTAAERDWLNAYHARVAEILAPELEGAERDWLLEKCAAI; encoded by the coding sequence ATGTCCCATTCCGCTCGCCTTTCCGCCCTTCGCAACGCGCTGGCCGCCCAAGGTCTCGACGGTTTCGTCGTGCCGCTGACCGACGAGCATATGAGCGAATATGTCGGCGACTATGCGCAGCGGCTGGGCTGGCTGACCGGGTTCGGCGGCTCTGCGGGGTCGGCGGTGGTGCTGACGGACAAGGCGGCGATCTTCACCGACGGGCGCTACACGCTGCAGGTGCGCGAGCAGGTGTCGGGCGAGGACTATGCCTATATCCCCGTGCCGCAGGACAGCGTCGCGGGCTGGCTGGGTCGCGAGACGGCGGCGGGGCAGCGGATCGGGTACGACCCGTGGCTGCACACCCGCCAGCAGGTCGCCGACATGATCGCCGCGCTCGCCGATCGCGAGGCGGAACTGGTCGCGGTGACGGCCAATCCCATCGACGCAATCTGGACCGACCGTCCCGCCCCCTCCCCCGCCATCTTGCGCGTGCAGGACGATGCGGTGGCGGGCGAAAGCTCGGCCGCCAAGCGCGCGCGGATCGGCGAGTGGCTGGCCGAGCAGCGCGCCGATGCGGTGGTGCTGTCGGCGCTGGACTCGATCGCCTGGGCGCTGAACGTGCGCGGCACCGATGTTGCGCATACGCCGGTCGCGCTGTCCTATGCCATCGTCCATGCCGACGGCGAGACCGACCTGTTCGTGGCACCCGAGAAGATCACGCCCGAGGTGCGCGCGCATCTGGGCAATGCCGTCCGGCTGCACGAGCGTTCGGCGTTCGAAGGATATCTGACCGGCTTTGCGGGCAAGCGCGTCGTCGCCGACCCCGAGCGCGCGGTCGCCGCCATTGCGCAGGCATTGGAGGCAGGCGGGGCCAAAGTGCTGGCGCTTCGCGATCCGGTGGTGCTGACCAAGGCGATCAAGAACACCGCCGAGGTCGCCGGGCACCGCGCCGCCTCGGTCCGGGACGGCGCGGCGATGGTGCGCTTCCTGCGCTGGGTGGAAGAGGAATGCCCCAAGGGCGGGCAGACGGAACTGTCCGCCGCTGCCAAGCTGCTGGCGTGCCGCGAGGCGACGGGGCTGCTGAAGGATACCAGCTTCTCGACCATCTCGGCGACCGGCGCGCATGGCGCGAGCCCGCATTATCATGTCACCGAGGAATCGAACGCGGCCATCGAATTGGGTCAGCTGTTCCTGATCGACTCGGGCGGCCAATATCAGGACGGCACCACCGACATCACCCGCGTCATGCCGATCGGCACGCCCACCGACGAAATGCGCGACCGCTTCACCCGCGTGCTGAAGGGGCATATCGGGCTGGCCACCGCCGTCTTCCCGGACGGGACGCTGGGCGGGCATCTGGACTCGCTGGCGCGGCGGCCGCTCTGGGAGGTCGGGCTGGACTATGCGCATGGCACCGGCCACGGCGTCGGCGCCTATCTGTCGGTACATGAAGGGCCGCAGCGTATCGCCGCGCCCAACTATCCCGGCGGGGCCGCGATGGAGCCGCTGCGCGCGGGCATGATGCTGTCCAACGAGCCGGGTTATTACAAGGCGGGCGAGTACGGCATCCGCATCGAAAACCTCGTGCTGGTCGAACCGCGCGAGATTGCGGGTGCGGATCGCGACATGCTGGGCTTCGAGACGCTGACCCTGTGCCCGATCGAGCGGACGCTGATCGTTCCCGAGTTGCTGACCGCAGCGGAGCGGGACTGGCTCAATGCCTATCATGCGCGGGTGGCGGAAATTCTGGCGCCGGAGCTGGAGGGGGCGGAGCGGGACTGGTTGCTGGAGAAATGTGCGGCGATCTGA
- a CDS encoding NAD-glutamate dehydrogenase: MSHPMADAIAARLTQGALPAELQGFGPAEVAAAAAFVAAVAQQRSPGEPSIALEPMSGDDTHRRMRLAIVNDDMPFLVDSIAAMVGADGIAIDRVIHPVLPVTRDAEGQLQAIGAGGKSESFIYLEMERADARDRRGLIDDLRAVLADVRAAVADWSGLQDALAADATTLGEKNGEGAALLLWFLNGKLTLLGHEKWYEDGRDAPALGVARTPHKVPLLADTSRQRALDYFVEGGAAPLLLKSNAISTVHRSVPLDLVLVPVIEQGRVVGLSIHAGLWTSAALASPPHEVPVLRTRLAALQAKFGFDPRGHTGKALTHALTALPHDLVTAFPAEALEQLALTAMSLADRPRPELVLIRSVLQRHLFAFVWLPRDELTTARRVAIGEMLGEAANGSLLNWSIALEDGVVALIRYTIDLRQDGRLPDTAALSERLRKMVRGWMPDVEAALAEQVPAPRAARLALRWANGFPTNYRNVSDAAEAAADILRLSSLENESSRSVRLFPVQPGQDRQLKIYKLNGALPLSDAVPVLENFGFRVIGELPTRLRDDSDPFVHDFIVETEATTEPKGAAVLEGAIAAVLEGAAENDAFNRLIVDVGLSPQAVVLFRAWFRYLRQAGLPYGLTTVVDALRRAPKLATALIERFTAAHDPKAGGDIAAADAAIAAGLDAVSAIDDDRILRSFRDMIAATLRTNAFAEAGREALAFKLDSHKIPGLPAPLPWREIWVYSPRVEGIHLRAGPVARGGLRWSDRRDDFRTEILGLMKAQRVKNAVIVPTGAKGGFYPKQLPSPVTDRDGWAAEGKESYRVFIRALLSITDNIVEGAVVHPDGVRVLDGEDPYFVVAADKGTATFSDVANALALERGFWLGDAFASGGSQGYDHKAMGITAKGAWVSVQRHFAERGVDVQSQPIRVVGCGDMSGDVFGNGMLLSKAIKLVAAFDHRHIFLDPNPDPATSWDERARMFALPRSSWADYDTSLISPGGGVFPRSAKTIPLSDEIREALGITATSLEPAALISAILKAPADLLWFGGIGTYIKAAAENNVQVGDPANDRLRVDAEDLRVTAIGEGANLGVTQAARIAFAERGGRINTDFIDNSAGVDCSDNEVNIKIALNREMIEGRLAEDDRNTLLASMTDNVAHLVLEDNRLQTLGLSIAEADGAGAMPSYVRVIEIFESAGRLDRAVEGLGSNDVLLRRGQDGIALTRPELAVLLATAKLTLQDAIENSPLALDDELLPDLRAAFPPAMQDAFGEAIDQHRLRGEIVATKLANRIVNRMGILHPFELAEEEGAAMADIAAMFVVVERLFDLPALWTAIETAAMPEAARIALFDEVARATRSQIADLLRSMPAGTSPGAALERLQPGIERLAAETPALLRDEAKAQSARVVAALEEAGAPADLAARVVRVSELDGAVGLADLGQRLSLDETRLTHAFTRLGQALGLDWAQGQAARISPSDPWERLLIAGLARDFQQQRLDFLGRAGTTDPEAAVEAWLERNAARVGQFKAVIDRARLAAQPNAAMLAQIAGQARVLLGR; the protein is encoded by the coding sequence ATGTCGCATCCGATGGCCGACGCGATTGCCGCGCGGCTGACCCAGGGCGCCCTTCCGGCGGAGTTGCAGGGGTTCGGCCCCGCGGAGGTGGCTGCCGCAGCGGCCTTCGTTGCGGCGGTGGCGCAGCAGCGCTCGCCGGGAGAACCGTCGATCGCGCTGGAGCCGATGTCGGGCGACGACACGCATCGCCGGATGCGCCTCGCCATCGTCAATGACGACATGCCCTTCCTGGTCGATTCGATTGCGGCCATGGTCGGCGCGGACGGTATCGCGATCGACCGGGTGATCCACCCCGTCCTGCCCGTCACCCGCGATGCCGAGGGACAGCTTCAGGCGATCGGCGCGGGCGGAAAGTCCGAATCCTTCATCTATCTGGAAATGGAACGCGCCGATGCGCGCGACCGGCGCGGCCTCATCGACGATTTGCGCGCCGTGCTGGCCGATGTGCGCGCCGCCGTGGCAGACTGGTCCGGGTTGCAAGACGCACTCGCCGCCGATGCGACCACGCTGGGCGAGAAGAATGGCGAGGGGGCGGCGCTCCTCCTCTGGTTCCTGAACGGCAAGCTGACGCTGCTCGGCCATGAGAAATGGTATGAGGATGGCCGCGATGCCCCCGCGCTGGGCGTGGCGCGCACGCCCCACAAGGTGCCGCTGCTCGCCGATACCTCGCGCCAGCGGGCGCTCGACTATTTCGTCGAGGGCGGGGCGGCACCGTTGCTGCTCAAGTCCAATGCGATCTCGACCGTCCACCGCTCGGTGCCGCTCGACCTGGTGCTGGTGCCGGTGATCGAGCAGGGCCGCGTCGTCGGCCTGTCGATCCATGCGGGCCTGTGGACCAGCGCCGCGCTGGCCAGCCCGCCGCATGAGGTGCCGGTATTGCGCACGCGCCTCGCCGCGCTTCAGGCCAAATTCGGTTTCGACCCGCGCGGCCATACCGGCAAGGCGCTGACCCATGCGCTGACCGCGCTGCCGCATGACCTTGTCACCGCCTTCCCGGCCGAGGCGCTCGAGCAGCTGGCGCTGACCGCCATGTCGCTGGCCGACCGTCCGCGCCCCGAGCTGGTGCTGATCCGCTCGGTCTTGCAGCGGCATCTGTTTGCCTTCGTCTGGCTGCCGCGCGACGAGCTGACCACCGCGCGCCGCGTCGCGATCGGCGAGATGCTGGGCGAGGCGGCGAACGGCTCGCTGCTCAACTGGTCGATCGCGCTGGAGGACGGCGTCGTCGCGCTGATCCGCTATACCATCGACCTGCGCCAGGACGGCCGCCTGCCCGATACGGCGGCATTGTCGGAGCGGCTGCGCAAGATGGTGCGCGGCTGGATGCCCGATGTCGAGGCGGCGCTGGCCGAGCAGGTGCCCGCGCCCCGCGCGGCGCGCCTCGCGCTGCGCTGGGCCAACGGCTTCCCGACCAATTACCGCAATGTCAGCGATGCGGCGGAAGCGGCGGCGGACATTCTGCGCCTGTCGTCGCTGGAGAATGAATCGAGCCGTTCGGTTCGCCTCTTCCCGGTCCAGCCGGGGCAGGATCGCCAGCTGAAGATCTACAAGCTGAACGGCGCGCTGCCCTTGTCGGACGCCGTGCCGGTGCTGGAGAATTTCGGCTTCCGCGTGATCGGCGAACTTCCGACGCGGCTGCGCGACGATTCCGACCCCTTCGTCCACGACTTCATCGTCGAGACCGAGGCGACGACCGAGCCGAAGGGCGCGGCGGTGCTGGAGGGCGCGATCGCCGCCGTGCTGGAGGGCGCGGCCGAGAATGATGCGTTCAACCGCCTGATCGTCGATGTCGGCCTCAGCCCGCAGGCGGTGGTGCTGTTCCGTGCGTGGTTCCGTTATTTGCGCCAGGCGGGGCTGCCTTATGGGCTGACCACCGTGGTCGATGCGTTGCGCCGCGCGCCGAAGCTGGCGACCGCGTTGATCGAGCGGTTCACCGCCGCGCATGACCCGAAGGCGGGCGGAGACATCGCCGCCGCCGATGCTGCGATCGCAGCCGGGCTGGATGCGGTGTCGGCGATCGACGACGACCGTATCCTGCGCAGCTTCCGCGATATGATCGCCGCGACCTTGCGCACCAACGCCTTTGCCGAGGCAGGCAGGGAAGCGCTGGCCTTCAAGCTGGACAGCCACAAGATTCCGGGGCTTCCGGCTCCGTTGCCGTGGCGCGAAATCTGGGTCTATTCCCCCCGCGTCGAGGGCATCCACCTACGCGCCGGACCCGTCGCGCGTGGCGGCCTGCGCTGGTCGGATCGCCGCGACGACTTCCGCACCGAGATTCTGGGCCTGATGAAGGCGCAGCGGGTGAAGAATGCGGTGATCGTGCCGACCGGGGCCAAGGGCGGTTTCTACCCCAAGCAGCTGCCGTCGCCGGTCACCGACCGCGACGGCTGGGCCGCCGAGGGCAAGGAAAGCTACCGCGTGTTCATCCGCGCACTGCTGTCGATCACTGACAATATCGTCGAGGGCGCGGTGGTGCACCCGGACGGCGTGCGCGTGCTGGACGGCGAGGACCCCTATTTCGTGGTCGCCGCCGACAAGGGCACCGCGACCTTCTCCGACGTGGCCAATGCGCTGGCGCTGGAGCGCGGCTTCTGGCTGGGCGACGCCTTCGCCTCCGGGGGCAGCCAGGGCTACGATCATAAGGCGATGGGCATCACCGCCAAGGGCGCCTGGGTCTCGGTCCAGCGCCACTTCGCCGAGCGGGGCGTGGACGTACAGAGCCAGCCCATCCGCGTCGTCGGCTGCGGCGACATGTCGGGCGACGTGTTCGGCAACGGGATGCTGCTGTCCAAGGCGATCAAGCTGGTCGCGGCGTTCGACCATCGCCACATCTTCCTCGATCCGAACCCCGATCCCGCGACGAGCTGGGACGAGCGGGCGCGCATGTTCGCGCTGCCCCGGTCGAGCTGGGCGGATTACGACACCAGCCTGATTTCGCCCGGCGGCGGCGTCTTCCCGCGTTCGGCCAAGACGATCCCGCTGTCGGACGAAATCCGCGAGGCGCTTGGCATCACCGCCACCTCGCTGGAACCGGCGGCTTTGATCTCGGCGATCCTGAAGGCCCCGGCCGACCTGCTCTGGTTCGGCGGCATCGGGACCTACATCAAGGCGGCGGCGGAGAATAACGTTCAGGTCGGCGATCCGGCGAACGACCGCCTGCGCGTCGATGCCGAGGATCTGCGTGTCACCGCGATCGGCGAAGGTGCGAACCTGGGCGTGACCCAGGCCGCGCGCATCGCCTTTGCCGAGCGCGGCGGGCGGATCAACACCGACTTCATCGACAATTCGGCGGGCGTCGACTGTTCGGATAACGAGGTCAACATCAAGATCGCGCTCAACCGCGAGATGATCGAGGGCCGTCTGGCGGAGGACGATCGCAACACGCTGCTCGCCTCGATGACTGATAACGTCGCGCATCTGGTGCTGGAGGATAACCGCCTCCAGACTTTAGGCCTGTCGATCGCCGAGGCGGACGGCGCGGGCGCGATGCCGAGCTATGTCCGCGTCATCGAGATATTCGAGAGCGCCGGGCGACTCGATCGCGCGGTCGAGGGTCTGGGCAGCAACGACGTGCTGCTGCGGCGCGGGCAGGACGGCATCGCGCTGACCCGGCCCGAACTGGCGGTGTTGCTGGCGACGGCGAAGCTGACCTTGCAGGATGCGATCGAGAACAGCCCGCTGGCGCTGGACGACGAACTGCTCCCCGATCTGCGCGCCGCCTTCCCGCCCGCGATGCAGGACGCATTCGGCGAGGCCATCGACCAGCATCGCCTGCGCGGCGAGATCGTCGCAACGAAGCTGGCCAACCGGATCGTCAACCGGATGGGCATCCTCCACCCGTTCGAACTGGCCGAGGAAGAGGGCGCGGCGATGGCCGACATCGCGGCGATGTTCGTCGTGGTCGAGCGGCTGTTCGACCTGCCCGCCCTGTGGACCGCGATCGAGACGGCGGCGATGCCCGAAGCCGCGCGTATCGCGCTGTTCGACGAGGTGGCGCGCGCCACGCGGTCGCAGATCGCCGACCTGCTGCGCTCGATGCCGGCGGGCACCTCGCCCGGCGCGGCGTTGGAGCGGTTGCAGCCGGGCATCGAGCGGCTGGCCGCGGAAACGCCCGCCTTGCTGCGCGACGAGGCCAAGGCACAGAGCGCCCGCGTCGTCGCGGCGCTGGAAGAGGCGGGCGCACCCGCCGATCTCGCAGCGCGGGTGGTGCGCGTGTCCGAACTTGACGGTGCCGTGGGGTTGGCCGATCTGGGCCAGCGTCTGTCGCTGGACGAGACGCGGCTGACCCATGCCTTCACCCGCCTGGGTCAGGCGCTGGGCCTCGACTGGGCGCAGGGCCAGGCGGCGCGGATCAGCCCGAGCGATCCGTGGGAGCGCCTGTTGATCGCAGGGCTTGCCCGTGACTTCCAGCAGCAGCGGCTCGACTTCCTCGGCCGTGCAGGGACGACCGACCCCGAAGCGGCGGTCGAGGCCTGGCTGGAACGCAATGCCGCGCGCGTGGGCCAGTTCAAGGCGGTGATCGACCGGGCACGCCTCGCGGCACAACCCAACGCCGCGATGCTGGCCCAGATCGCAGGGCAGGCGCGGGTGCTGCTCGGGCGGTAA
- a CDS encoding DUF2312 domain-containing protein produces MSDAQDDGHNVTADELRLLIERAERLEEEKKGISDDIKDVFAEAKARGYDPVTIKKIMQIRKKKREEYQEEEAILDVYMKALGMI; encoded by the coding sequence GTGAGCGACGCACAGGACGACGGCCACAACGTCACGGCCGACGAGCTGCGCCTGCTGATCGAGCGGGCCGAGCGGCTGGAGGAAGAGAAGAAGGGCATCAGCGACGACATCAAGGATGTTTTCGCCGAGGCCAAGGCGCGCGGGTACGACCCGGTGACCATCAAGAAAATTATGCAGATCCGCAAAAAGAAGCGGGAAGAGTACCAAGAGGAAGAAGCGATCCTCGACGTGTACATGAAAGCGCTGGGGATGATCTGA
- a CDS encoding transcriptional regulator: MPNDDAAMAEALREAVRRVGSQGAMARLLGIKQPSVWAWIKRGKALPPQHVLLVEEHTGVSRFILRPDIYRQEHDAPSPAAPPLIEQAQS, translated from the coding sequence ATGCCGAACGACGACGCTGCAATGGCTGAAGCCCTACGTGAAGCGGTTCGTCGTGTCGGTTCGCAGGGCGCAATGGCGCGTCTGCTCGGCATCAAGCAGCCATCCGTGTGGGCTTGGATCAAGCGGGGCAAGGCATTGCCCCCGCAGCATGTTTTGCTTGTCGAAGAGCATACCGGCGTTTCCCGGTTCATCCTGCGTCCGGACATCTATCGGCAGGAGCATGACGCTCCCTCCCCAGCGGCTCCGCCGCTGATCGAGCAGGCGCAGTCGTGA
- a CDS encoding helix-turn-helix domain-containing protein, producing MEALQLSQAELARRVGLAQPTIYSLIHRNKVGSKHLHKIARVLLTTAEYLSGETDDPDANAPPPPPPQPHLVTMQVVLPPVEALEQMFAGMLDAIDDLASRDALALQLAQLLPRALSRLKDLRLDWGVPPVQIEASPEFDAAPPSADPVHQQ from the coding sequence ATGGAGGCGCTGCAGCTGAGCCAAGCCGAACTGGCGAGGCGTGTCGGCCTCGCTCAGCCGACGATCTACAGCCTAATTCACCGCAACAAGGTGGGGTCGAAACACCTGCACAAGATCGCGCGGGTGTTGCTCACGACGGCTGAGTATCTCTCCGGGGAAACGGATGATCCGGACGCGAACGCGCCGCCCCCGCCGCCCCCACAGCCTCATCTTGTCACCATGCAGGTGGTGCTGCCTCCGGTGGAGGCCCTGGAGCAAATGTTCGCGGGGATGCTCGATGCGATCGACGATTTGGCTTCGCGGGACGCGCTCGCTCTGCAGCTCGCACAGCTGCTTCCCAGAGCGCTGTCGCGGCTGAAAGATCTGCGTCTCGATTGGGGGGTGCCCCCGGTCCAGATCGAGGCGTCGCCAGAATTCGATGCAGCTCCTCCCAGCGCTGATCCCGTACACCAACAATGA